The genomic window TCGGTTTCGATCACATCTGCACCAGCGGCGAGAAAGTCGCGATGCACTATGGCGACTGCTTCCGGTTTAGTGTGGACGAGGTATTCATTGCAACCTTCATATTCTGGCCCTCCGAAATCGGCGGCTGTGAGGTTTTGCTTTTGCAAGTTAGTTCCCATCGCACCATCGAAGACGATGACGGGACGTTCGGGACTGTGCAGGCGTTGGAGGAAGGGATGAGTCATAAGTGCAAAACGATTTTTCAAATAGCTATTCGCGTTAATCTTGGAATCAGTTGCTTAATCTATTTTGCACTACAGGATATAGAGGATGCTTAAAAATTATCTCGGTGAGGATGAGGGATTTATCCGTTTAACTACTGAGAAAGTAAAGGATAAGTTGATGGATGCGATCGCGCAAGTGATGTGCGATCGAAACCGCTTTCTTTTACTGCAAGCAGGAAAAGAGGTAGCAGCGATCGTTCCCATTGAGGAGTTTGAGCAATTAGAATATCTCTTGGAGCGGATTAAACCTTCACAATTCAATCTTAGCGAAGAGGAAAATTACGAAAATGAAAGAGGAATTCATTGCCTAGATATTGATGAATTTAAAGTTGATTTTGATGACATAATTGCTGCTGTTGCAGAATATGGCGAGATTTATGGTTTTCTCCCTACTCCTAATTTAGGCGGCAAAGAAGTTGATATCTTTATGCCTGTGGCAATTTTGATGCCGATCCATAAATTTTGGGTGACTGAATACTTTATTGTTGCTGCTAACAATGAGATATAATGGACAAGAGAACCCCGGTTTCTTCAAGAAATCGGGTTTCTAATTTTCCAACAAGAGGAATAAAAAATGAATGTTGAAACAGTTAGTAAATCAACACTTCCAAAAGAAAAAGTTTCTCCTGGCAATAATATTGTGATGAATGGCATTAAATGGGAAACTTATAAAGCATTGATGGCAGATGTCGGTGACGGCAGAGCGTGGAGAATTGCTTATGATGAAGGAGTGTTAGAAATTAGGATGCCACTTACAGAACATGAAGAGCCTAAAATTCTAATCGGAAGTTTCGTTGAAGCTATAGCAGACGAGCTTGAAATTGAAATTAGACAGTTGGGTGCTTTACTCCTAGAACGGGAAGATTTAACTCGTGCTGTCGAACCAGATACTTGTTTTTACATTCAAAATGAATTGATAGTACGAGGTAAAAAAAGCATTGAACTTCCGAACGATCCACCTCCCGATTTAGTAGTTGAATCAGATTATACCAGTTCTTCCTTGAATAAATTCACAATTTATGCTTCTCTGGGAGTACCGGAATTATGGAGATATCGCAACGAAAGTTTGCAAGTTTATCAACTGGTAGAAGGGAAATACGAGCAAACTGATAAAAGTTTGGCTTTTTCATTTTTGCCTATTGCAGAAGTGCCTGGATTTATCGAGCAAAGTATTAGTATTGGACAGCGATCGGCTGTGCGTTTGTTTCGGGAAAGAATTAGGGAAATATTGCAGAATAGGGAGGGATGAATGAGTGGAAATTTGGATGCGATCGCCTGCCAACCTCACCCAGTCGAACCTAAAGATTTTAATCCTAATGCGAATATACCTTATGGCTGTACCACCGAACATATTCGGCTGGCGATGAATGATTTTATTGAATTTTTAGGTTTTATCAATCAACAGCTATATGGAAGAGGATTAGAACGCTTTGAAAATATGCTCATGCCAGCTAACTTTAGCAGCTTAGTTGGCGAATTTATGATTACAACTATTCCTAAATATTGTTCGACTATTGCCAAGAATCAATATCATAATGGACATCCCGATCTAATTCCGACAGGAATGTTTCCTAATAATGCCGTTCAATATGCTAGCGAAGGTATAGAAGTTAAAGCTTCTCGTTATTTGAGAGGATGGCAAGGTCACAACCCAGAAGCAATTTGGTTGATGGTATTCGTGTTTGATAGCAACCGCCCCAGTGATGCTGTTAAAAATATTCAACCAAAACCTTTTAGGTTTGTGAAAGTTTGTGGGGCGATGCTGACCAAAAATGATTGGTCTTTTTCGGGACGATCTGAAAATAGCCGTCGTACTATTACTGCCAGTGTCAATAATTCTGGCTACCAGAAAATGATCGCCAATTGGATTTATCAAGAACCTAGTTTACCATAATGTTAATTGCTGGTATTCTATCTCTTCAATTGGCTTTTTTAAATCATTCTTTTGGTTGGAAATATCCAATGCTGCCAGTTTGGGAATAGCAAGACGACTCATCTCGTAATATTCTGGATATCTCTCAATACCAATACAAGAAACACCCACCGCTTCTGCTGCGGCGACTGTGGAACCTGAACCCATAA from Leptolyngbyaceae cyanobacterium includes these protein-coding regions:
- a CDS encoding Uma2 family endonuclease is translated as MNVETVSKSTLPKEKVSPGNNIVMNGIKWETYKALMADVGDGRAWRIAYDEGVLEIRMPLTEHEEPKILIGSFVEAIADELEIEIRQLGALLLEREDLTRAVEPDTCFYIQNELIVRGKKSIELPNDPPPDLVVESDYTSSSLNKFTIYASLGVPELWRYRNESLQVYQLVEGKYEQTDKSLAFSFLPIAEVPGFIEQSISIGQRSAVRLFRERIREILQNREG